Proteins from a single region of Paenibacillus sp. BIHB 4019:
- a CDS encoding HAMP domain-containing sensor histidine kinase, which yields MIKSRRSFRTTMIMLLGLSMLLSGAITYGIYKMLQLYYADVREGDRLALYRRMMREVGDIYVFLILFIPLAIVFFFWFTKRYGTYFNEISKGIRHLANGEFDNRVHISSNDEFNSIAEDLNLASEKLQAAVEKGDFAENSKDQLVVNLAHDLRTPLTSILGYLDLIVKDNQLTDEQIKHYTTIAFNKSQRLEKLIDGLFDITRMNYGKLPVQKEHIDLSELLRQLNEELYPVFEKNRLISRIDVAPELYIYGDGELLARVFENLLTNAARHGKEGLYVDINGHIDTGHVVIQVVNYGGEIPPEDLPHIFEMYYTGDRSRAHQEGGTGLGLFIARNIVEQHEGTLKAESNVVRTVFEVRLPVRS from the coding sequence ATGATTAAAAGCAGACGAAGCTTTCGGACCACGATGATTATGCTGCTGGGCTTAAGCATGCTATTGTCCGGTGCGATTACGTATGGCATTTATAAAATGCTGCAGCTCTACTACGCCGACGTTCGCGAAGGCGATCGATTGGCTCTGTACCGGAGAATGATGAGGGAGGTTGGGGACATTTATGTGTTCCTCATTCTTTTTATCCCGCTGGCTATTGTGTTTTTCTTCTGGTTTACGAAGCGCTATGGGACGTATTTCAATGAAATTTCCAAGGGCATCCGCCATTTGGCTAATGGGGAATTTGACAATCGGGTACATATTTCCTCAAACGATGAGTTTAACAGCATTGCAGAGGATTTGAATTTGGCCAGCGAAAAGCTGCAAGCGGCGGTCGAAAAAGGGGATTTTGCCGAAAACAGCAAGGATCAGTTGGTTGTGAATTTGGCCCATGATCTGCGAACGCCGCTTACCTCGATATTGGGGTATTTGGATTTGATCGTGAAGGATAATCAGCTAACCGATGAGCAGATCAAGCATTACACTACGATTGCCTTCAACAAGTCGCAGCGCCTGGAGAAGCTGATTGATGGACTATTCGATATTACCCGCATGAACTACGGCAAGCTGCCGGTTCAGAAAGAGCATATTGATCTCAGCGAGCTGCTCAGGCAGCTGAACGAGGAGCTATATCCTGTTTTTGAGAAAAACCGTTTAATTTCCCGTATTGATGTCGCGCCCGAGCTTTATATTTATGGTGACGGGGAGCTGCTGGCCCGTGTATTCGAGAACTTGCTGACGAATGCGGCCAGGCATGGCAAAGAAGGCTTGTATGTAGATATAAATGGGCATATCGATACCGGGCACGTGGTCATTCAAGTTGTTAACTATGGAGGGGAGATTCCGCCAGAGGATTTGCCGCATATTTTCGAAATGTATTATACCGGAGACCGCTCACGGGCGCATCAAGAGGGCGGCACAGGCTTAGGCCTGTTCATTGCCAGAAATATAGTAGAGCAGCATGAGGGAACGCTTAAGGCCGAGAGCAATGTGGTGCGGACGGTATTTGAAGTGCGATTGCCTGTGCGCTCATAA
- a CDS encoding VanZ family protein, giving the protein MEQTANKTNKWELFIGAAFIVYLFLLFKIILLKWNLISLDALWHHFKTFLHHPYLIYERQANFKLFDEISRDIEDINGLSISGSIIFTNLIGNTLAFIPLGIFMAELLPSKRALWIKVVLLSFLLSLFFESTQFFLGIGIFDVDDLLLNTVGGMMGYIAWKIVTVGVKVLQPTTARGIKRTSHT; this is encoded by the coding sequence TTGGAACAGACGGCAAATAAGACAAATAAGTGGGAACTTTTTATAGGAGCGGCGTTTATCGTATATCTGTTTTTATTATTTAAAATCATTTTGCTCAAATGGAACCTCATTAGTCTCGATGCTTTATGGCATCATTTCAAAACGTTTCTGCACCACCCGTATCTCATTTACGAGCGCCAAGCGAACTTCAAGCTATTCGATGAGATTTCAAGAGATATAGAAGATATAAATGGATTATCAATTTCAGGCTCTATTATATTTACGAATCTAATTGGCAATACGCTGGCCTTTATACCGCTTGGTATTTTTATGGCGGAGCTCCTCCCATCTAAAAGGGCATTATGGATAAAAGTAGTACTGCTTTCCTTTCTGCTAAGCTTATTTTTCGAATCCACTCAATTTTTTCTAGGCATCGGCATCTTTGATGTGGACGACTTGCTGTTAAACACGGTTGGCGGCATGATGGGGTACATTGCTTGGAAAATAGTCACGGTTGGCGTGAAAGTGCTCCAGCCCACAACGGCGAGAGGAATAAAGAGAACTTCTCATACATGA
- a CDS encoding TetR/AcrR family transcriptional regulator: MTTKSSKMDPRVIRTRQLIREAFLQLIQEYDLEKITVNRLAERATINRVTFYLHYRDIPDMLNQMADNMTTHIRNLLEDVADHSSSAKDEWPELVKLIQHFADHSASYKIMLGSRRLPIFTERLSVLMMDFIKSKIGNHNASSKTITPQIPNDIAAWYGSSAFLGTIVIWLRNDMPYTPAYLAKQLLLMAPFKSIADSS, encoded by the coding sequence ATGACAACAAAATCTTCAAAAATGGATCCGCGCGTTATACGCACACGCCAGCTGATTCGGGAAGCCTTTCTCCAGTTGATTCAGGAGTATGATTTAGAGAAAATCACAGTGAATCGACTCGCTGAGCGGGCAACCATCAATCGGGTTACCTTCTATCTTCATTACCGGGATATCCCGGATATGTTGAATCAGATGGCGGATAACATGACCACGCACATTCGAAATCTGCTAGAAGATGTGGCCGATCATTCCAGCTCGGCTAAGGATGAATGGCCTGAGCTGGTCAAGCTTATTCAGCATTTTGCCGATCATTCAGCGTCTTACAAAATCATGCTTGGCTCCAGGCGTCTGCCCATATTTACGGAGCGCCTTTCTGTTCTTATGATGGATTTTATTAAAAGTAAAATTGGCAATCATAATGCCTCATCCAAAACCATCACGCCCCAAATTCCGAATGATATTGCAGCCTGGTATGGCTCCTCTGCCTTTCTTGGCACGATCGTTATATGGCTGCGCAACGATATGCCCTATACGCCTGCCTACCTTGCCAAGCAGCTTTTGCTTATGGCACCGTTTAAATCAATTGCAGACAGCTCGTAG